A window of the Litorilinea aerophila genome harbors these coding sequences:
- a CDS encoding lysylphosphatidylglycerol synthase domain-containing protein: MMAIARRLLKWVQPLMVAVAALFIAFLIVGQWQALRQHAWQLHGGWLALATTLLLAAWSLEIAIWRHLLALLGGHLPLDVAGRIWFLSAVVRYIPGNIWHPLSMTVYGQRWGIRPEATVTSIALYQAIILLAVAPIAALYFALTGNWGLLTSSLGSLTPGLVPLLLAPVALFLLRPQWLLHLTNWGLRRLGRTTLETRLSSRRLCWLLTLAAGDWLLWGGCFAALTFGLGDYSAARLAELLPHLVAAYPIAYAVGFLSLLTPSGFGVREGAFLVLLAPLLDGAVVTVIALAMRLFTAVGEAVMALLSLLMERHQAAHALGLAPRK; this comes from the coding sequence ATGATGGCCATAGCACGTCGACTCCTGAAATGGGTGCAGCCCCTGATGGTGGCTGTCGCCGCGCTCTTCATCGCCTTCCTGATCGTGGGGCAGTGGCAGGCCCTGCGCCAGCACGCCTGGCAGCTCCATGGCGGCTGGCTGGCCCTGGCCACTACCCTGCTGCTGGCTGCCTGGTCCCTGGAGATTGCCATCTGGCGCCATCTGCTGGCCCTGCTGGGGGGGCATCTTCCCCTGGATGTGGCAGGCCGCATCTGGTTTCTCAGCGCCGTGGTGCGCTATATTCCCGGCAACATCTGGCACCCCCTGAGCATGACCGTCTACGGCCAGCGCTGGGGCATCCGGCCCGAAGCCACCGTCACCAGCATCGCCCTCTACCAGGCCATCATCCTGCTGGCCGTGGCCCCCATCGCCGCCCTCTACTTTGCCCTCACCGGCAACTGGGGGCTGTTGACCAGCAGCCTGGGCAGCCTGACCCCCGGACTGGTGCCGCTCCTGTTGGCGCCGGTGGCCCTCTTCCTGTTGCGGCCCCAGTGGCTGCTGCACCTGACCAACTGGGGGCTGCGACGGCTGGGGCGCACCACCCTGGAGACCCGGCTGTCCAGCCGGCGGCTGTGCTGGCTGTTGACCCTGGCTGCAGGGGACTGGCTGCTGTGGGGAGGCTGTTTTGCCGCCCTGACCTTTGGCCTGGGCGACTACTCCGCCGCCCGCCTGGCCGAGCTGCTCCCCCATCTGGTGGCCGCCTACCCCATCGCCTATGCTGTGGGTTTCCTCAGCCTGCTCACGCCCAGCGGTTTTGGCGTGCGGGAGGGGGCGTTTCTGGTCCTGTTGGCCCCCCTGCTGGACGGCGCCGTGGTTACCGTCATTGCCCTGGCCATGCGCCTCTTCACGGCCGTGGGCGAGGCGGTCATGGCCCTGCTCAGCCTCCTGATGGAGCGCCACCAGGCCGCCCATGCCCTGGGCCTGGCACCCAGAAAGTAA